From Vitis vinifera cultivar Pinot Noir 40024 chromosome 3, ASM3070453v1, the proteins below share one genomic window:
- the LOC100265153 gene encoding MATH domain and coiled-coil domain-containing protein At3g58260 — MDEKYLTVQDADGKVRHFNVMKTPCGFARFLSLDVLKDPRNGYLMDDSCIFGAEVFVIKYSGKGECPSMLKDPVGGTFTWVIKNFSTLNEEVLHSEIFNVKEYKGKLSLYPEGNGKAKNKSLSLFLGLAETLHHPTKFYAEFELLTKNQCRGRHAKSNAEIWFCDSIKIWVFPDMVSLSDLNHDKLNGYILKDTLMVEVQITLMKHLKNI, encoded by the exons ATGGATGAAAAGTACTTAACTGTCCAAG ATGCTGATGGGAAGGTAAGGCACTTCAATGTGATGAAGACTCCATGTGGGTTTGCTCGGTTTCTTTCACTGGATGTTCTCAAGGATCCTCGTAATGGATACTTGATGGATGATTCTTGCATTTTCGGAGCAGaggtttttgttattaaatatagTGGCAAAGGGGAGTGTCCTTCCATGCTAAAGGATCCTGTTGGTGGTACTTTCACTTGGGTGATTAAGAATTTCTCCACACTGAATGAGGAAGTCCTTCACTCTGAAATATTCAACGTTAAAGAATATAAAGG GAAGTTGAGTCTCTACCCAGAAGGTAATGGTAAGGCAAAGAACAAAAGCCTGTCCCTCTTTCTAGGGCTGGCTGAAACACTTCATCATCCAACAAAATTTTATGCTGAATTTGAGTTGTTGACAAAGAATCAATGCCGCGGTAGGCATGCTAAATCAAATG CTGAGATTTGGTTCTGTGACTCGATAAAAATTTGGGTATTTCCAGATATGGTCTCTCTGAGTGATCTCAATCACGACAAACTGAACGGCTACATATTAAAGGATACTTTGATGGTTGAAGTGCAGATTACACTCATGAAGCATTTGAAGAATATCTAA
- the LOC100259955 gene encoding uncharacterized protein LOC100259955 — protein sequence MQVFFSSKSSLPNPHFIRSFGDRRFPAMADEKPPVVAEKTLHPTSLCNTTSISRTLRSIQPAHYLFKVESLSVLLNTDIEKYESGSFEVGGYKWSLCIYPNGNKKSDGEGHISLYLEISEAQNLPLGWEVTVNFKLFVFNHIHEKYLTVQDADGKVRHFNAMKTRCGFAQFLSLDVLKDPRNGYLMDDSCIFGAEVFVIKYSGKGESLSMIKDPVDGTFTWTIENFSALNQEVLDSEIFTVKELKCRRLVLYPKGNNKAKNKSLSLFLELTNRETLHQRKLYTAFELLIKDQCNDEIVMPSHVKSNAKVWFRDTIENWGFPNMVSLSDLNDKSKYFLLNDSLIVEAKISLMMHSKNISAQLLIVIHPTVQTASMENVFTIGQPPDLFSYLEVVQTYDALPSQTASPNFITRKISRIRTADTSWYSDTCSTPSAVFFPSKSTLPTHFIQSFGDQRFPAMADEKPPVVAEKTLHPTSICNSTTSISRTLRSIKPAHYLFRVESVSVLLNTDIEKYESGSFKVGGYRWRLCLYPNGNKKSGGEDHISLYLEISDAQKLPVGWEVTVNFKLFVFNHIHEKYLTVQDADGKVRDFNVMKSRCGFAQFLSLDVLKDPCNGYLMDDSCIFGAEVFVIKYSGKGECLSMIKDPDDGTFTWVIENFSTLNEEVLYSETFTIKEIKWKLSLYPKGNGKVKNKSLCLFLELADCETLHHQRKLYMEFELLIKDQCNDENVEPSHVKSNAKVWFCDSNKEWGFADMVSLSDLNDKSKDFLLNDSLIVEAKILLMMHSKNI from the exons ATGCAagttttcttctcttctaaaTCTTCTTTACCAAATCCTCATTTCATACGATCTTTTGGGGATCGGAGGTTTCCAGCCATGGCGGATGAAAAACCACCAG TTGTGGCAGAGAAGACCTTGCATCCTACCTCTCTCTGTAACACCACTT CAATATCAAGAACATTAAGATCTATCCAGCCAGCCCATTACTTATTCAAGGTAGAATCTCTGTCAGTGCTTCTGAACACagatattgaaaaatatgaatCAGGTTCATTTGAAGTGGGTGGCTACAAATG GAGCTTGTGTATCTACCCAAATGGGAATAAAAAAAGTGACGGGGAAGGTCACATCTCCCTCTATTTAGAAATATCAGAGGCTCAAAATCTTCCTCTTGGGTGGGAGGTTACTGTCAACTTCAAATTGTTTGTGTTTAATCATATACATGAAAAGTACTTAACTGTCCAAG ATGCTGATGGGAAGGTAAGGCACTTCAATGCGATGAAGACTCGATGTGGGTTTGCTCAGTTTCTTTCACTGGATGTTCTCAAGGATCCTCGTAATGGATACTTGATGGATGATTCTTGCATTTTCGGAGCAGaggtttttgttattaaatatagTGGCAAAGGGGAGAGTCTTTCCATGATAAAGGATCCTGTTGATGGTACTTTCACTTGGACGATTGAGAATTTCTCCGCACTGAATCAGGAAGTCCTAGACTCTGAAATATTCACTGTTAAAGAATTGAAATG CAGGAGGTTGGTTCTCTACCCCAAAGGAAATAATAAGGCAAAGAACAAAAGCCTGTCCCTCTTTCTAGAGCTGACTAATCGTGAAACACTTCATCAAAGGAAACTGTATACTGCATTCGAGTTGTTGATAAAGGATCAATGCAATGATGAAATTGTTATGCCATCGCATGTTAAATCAAATG CTAAGGTTTGGTTCCGTGACACAATCGAAAATTGGGGTTTTCCTAATATGGTATCTCTGAGTGATCTCAATGACAAATCCAAATACTTCTTATTAAATGACAGTTTGATAGTCGAAGCCAAGATTTCGCTCATGATGCATTCGAAGAATATCTCA GCACAACTTCTGATCGTGATCCATCCAACGGTCCAAACAGCTTCGATGGAAAATGTGTTTACAATTGGTCAACCGCCTGATCTCTTCTCCTACCTCGAAGTCGTACAGACATACGACGCGTTGCCATCGCAAACCGCCTCCCCGAACTTCATCACCAGAAAGATTTCACGAATCAGAACCGCCGATACAAGCTGGTATTCCGACACTTGC TCAACCCCTTCTGCAGTTTTCTTCCCATCTAAGTCTACTTTACCAACTCATTTCATACAATCTTTTGGGGATCAGAGGTTTCCAGCCATGGCGGATGAAAAACCACCAG TCGTGGCAGAGAAGACCTTGCATCCTACCTCTATCTGTAACAGTACCACTT CAATATCAAGAACATTAAGATCTATCAAACCAGCCCATTACTTATtcagggtagaatctgtgtcagtGCTTCTTAACACagatattgaaaaatatgaatCAGGTTCATTTAAAGTGGGTGGCTACAGATG GAGATTGTGTCTCTACCCAAATGGGAATAAAAAAAGTGGCGGGGAAGATCACATCTCCCTCTATTTAGAAATATCAGATGCTCAAAAGCTTCCTGTTGGGTGGGAGGTTACTGTCAACTTCAAATTGTTTGTGTTTAATCATATACATGAGAAGTACTTAACTGTCCAAG ATGCTGATGGGAAGGTAAGGGACTTCAATGTGATGAAGTCTCGATGTGGGTTTGCTCAGTTTCTTTCACTGGATGTTCTCAAGGATCCTTGTAATGGATACTTGATGGATGATTCTTGCATTTTCGGAGCAGaggtttttgttattaaatacaGTGGCAAAGGGGAGTGTCTTTCAATGATAAAGGATCCCGATGATGGTACTTTCACTTGGGTGATTGAGAATTTCTCCACACTGAATGAGGAAGTCCTATACTCTGAAACATTCACTATTAAAGAAATCAAATG GAAGTTGAGTCTCTACCCAAAAGGTAATGGTAAAGTAAAGAACAAAAGCCTGTGCCTCTTTCTAGAGCTGGCTGATTGTGAAACACTTCATCATCAAAGGAAATTGTATATGGAATTCGAGTTGTTGATAAAGGATCAATGCAATGATGAAAATGTTGAACCATCGCATGTTAAATCAAATG CTAAGGTTTGGTTCTGTGACTCGAACAAAGAATGGGGTTTTGCTGATATGGTCTCTCTGAGTGATCTCAATGACAAATCCAAAGATTTCCTATTGAATGATAGTTTGATAGTCGAAGCCAAGATTTTGCTCATGATGCATTCGAAGAATATCTAA